A region from the Leptospira venezuelensis genome encodes:
- a CDS encoding NADPH-dependent F420 reductase produces the protein MKIGVLGTGMVGETIGSKLIEKGHEVKMGSRSATNEKAAQWVSKSGSKASQGTFKDAASFGDIIFNCTKGEISVEVLKSAGEETLKGKVLVDLANALDFSKGRPPGLIFGTNDSLGETIQKSFPDLKVVKTLNTMNCTIMVNASRVPGEHDVFICGNDSEAKKKVSDLLTKDFAWKNIIDLGDITGARATEMILPLWLRLYGTFGNTDFNFHITR, from the coding sequence ATGAAAATCGGAGTTTTAGGCACTGGAATGGTAGGAGAAACCATAGGAAGTAAGCTAATCGAAAAAGGACACGAAGTCAAAATGGGATCTCGTTCTGCCACGAATGAAAAAGCTGCACAATGGGTTTCTAAATCAGGAAGTAAAGCTTCTCAAGGGACCTTCAAGGATGCAGCTTCTTTCGGAGACATTATATTTAATTGTACTAAAGGAGAGATCAGTGTAGAAGTTTTAAAATCCGCTGGAGAAGAAACTCTCAAGGGAAAAGTTTTAGTGGATCTAGCTAACGCACTTGATTTCTCTAAAGGAAGACCGCCCGGTTTAATTTTCGGAACAAACGATTCTTTAGGTGAAACGATCCAAAAATCTTTTCCGGATCTGAAAGTGGTTAAAACATTAAACACAATGAATTGTACAATTATGGTAAACGCTTCCAGAGTTCCGGGAGAGCATGATGTGTTCATTTGCGGAAACGATTCGGAAGCAAAAAAGAAAGTTTCAGATCTTTTAACAAAGGATTTTGCCTGGAAAAACATTATCGATCTAGGAGATATCACGGGTGCAAGAGCAACCGAAATGATACTCCCACTTTGGTTAAGATTGTACGGGACTTTCGGTAATACGGATTTTAATTTCCATATTACTAGATAG
- a CDS encoding DUF423 domain-containing protein, protein MASKNSNSIPLFLSAILGFLAVALGAFGAHGLKSILTPDLLTIYETGARYHLIHAVVLLVLALSGNLSGSKFRRIGFWLIFTGILIFSGSLYALSLSGIRVLGAITPFGGLAFLTGWASIAYSAFSNKE, encoded by the coding sequence ATGGCATCCAAAAATTCTAATTCTATTCCATTATTCTTATCTGCTATTTTAGGTTTTTTAGCAGTAGCTCTGGGTGCTTTCGGTGCCCACGGATTAAAATCAATATTAACTCCTGACTTGCTTACTATCTACGAAACAGGAGCAAGATATCATCTCATCCATGCAGTAGTTTTATTAGTCTTAGCACTAAGTGGCAATCTTTCAGGTTCCAAGTTTAGAAGAATCGGATTTTGGCTCATCTTTACTGGAATTTTAATCTTCTCCGGTTCATTATACGCACTCTCTTTATCTGGGATTAGAGTTTTAGGTGCGATCACACCCTTTGGTGGATTAGCATTTTTAACCGGCTGGGCATCGATCGCCTATTCTGCTTTTTCAAACAAAGAATAA
- a CDS encoding TRL-like family protein, whose amino-acid sequence MFLTNCLYTNIKSPGWYYSQSYSDVRGMEPVGKLEGISCGTSWLWMVYTGDESYEAAVQNAIKDKADLLFDVQTDYSYKSFIFALYFEKCTRVTGIGVKLPQRLLKKE is encoded by the coding sequence ATGTTCCTTACGAACTGTCTTTATACGAATATCAAATCTCCAGGTTGGTACTATTCTCAAAGTTATTCAGATGTAAGAGGAATGGAACCGGTGGGAAAATTAGAAGGTATTTCCTGCGGGACTAGCTGGCTCTGGATGGTTTACACTGGAGACGAGAGTTACGAGGCCGCAGTTCAAAATGCAATTAAGGATAAAGCGGACCTTCTATTTGATGTTCAGACTGATTATAGTTACAAATCCTTTATATTCGCTCTTTATTTTGAAAAATGTACCAGAGTGACTGGAATTGGAGTAAAACTTCCTCAAAGACTTCTGAAAAAAGAATGA
- the rocD gene encoding ornithine--oxo-acid transaminase, protein MHTQTSQFYFDTEKEYGAFNYEPLPVVLEKGKGIFLWDTDGKKYFDFLSAYSAVNQGHCHPKIIETLKTQSEKLTLTSRAFYNDQLGPMEKFLCDTFGFDRMVPMNTGVEAAETSVKLARRWGYQVKKIPTDKAKIVFASGNFWGRSIGAISASTDLTSRGDFGPFVPGFSIIPFNDPEALKKELEDPNVAAFMVEPIQGEAGVIVPTEGYLTEVRKLCSERNVLLILDEVQTGLGRTGKLLAADYENVKPDLLVLGKALSGGTLPVSAVLGSDEIILTLKPGTHGSTFGGNPLAAAVAKTAVQVLLEENLSENSDIRGKEFRSSLQVLKSEYPDKVKEIRGKGLLNAVEFFPDATGPRAKKICYKLLESGILAKQTHDHTIRFAPPLCISKTELEEATSLILQTIRKTLD, encoded by the coding sequence ATGCACACGCAAACTTCCCAATTTTACTTCGATACCGAAAAAGAGTACGGAGCATTTAACTATGAACCTCTTCCAGTTGTCTTAGAGAAAGGGAAAGGTATCTTTCTTTGGGATACAGATGGAAAAAAATATTTCGATTTTTTATCCGCATACAGCGCGGTGAACCAAGGACATTGCCATCCTAAAATTATAGAAACATTAAAGACCCAATCTGAAAAACTAACTCTTACTTCCAGAGCATTCTATAATGATCAACTTGGCCCCATGGAAAAATTTTTATGTGATACATTTGGATTCGATAGAATGGTTCCGATGAACACGGGAGTAGAAGCTGCAGAAACTTCTGTCAAGCTCGCAAGAAGATGGGGTTACCAAGTTAAAAAAATCCCGACCGATAAAGCTAAAATCGTTTTTGCTTCCGGAAATTTTTGGGGAAGAAGTATAGGTGCAATCTCCGCATCCACAGATCTAACTAGCAGAGGAGATTTTGGACCTTTCGTTCCAGGATTTTCTATCATTCCATTTAACGATCCGGAAGCCTTAAAAAAAGAATTAGAAGATCCTAATGTAGCTGCATTTATGGTGGAGCCAATCCAAGGAGAAGCTGGGGTAATCGTTCCAACAGAAGGTTATTTAACAGAAGTTCGCAAACTTTGCTCAGAGCGAAATGTACTTCTGATCTTGGACGAAGTGCAAACCGGTCTTGGTAGAACCGGAAAACTTTTGGCTGCAGACTATGAAAATGTGAAGCCGGATCTGCTCGTATTGGGAAAAGCATTGTCCGGAGGAACTCTTCCTGTTTCCGCAGTTTTAGGTTCTGATGAGATTATTCTTACCCTAAAACCGGGAACCCATGGTTCCACATTCGGCGGAAATCCTTTGGCTGCAGCTGTCGCCAAAACAGCTGTCCAAGTGTTATTAGAAGAAAACTTATCAGAGAACTCGGACATACGAGGAAAAGAATTTCGATCTTCTCTGCAAGTTCTGAAATCGGAATATCCTGATAAAGTAAAAGAGATCAGAGGGAAAGGATTGTTAAACGCAGTAGAATTTTTTCCCGATGCGACAGGACCGAGAGCGAAAAAAATCTGCTACAAATTATTAGAATCGGGAATTCTCGCGAAACAAACTCATGATCACACGATCCGATTCGCTCCTCCTCTTTGTATTTCCAAAACTGAATTAGAAGAAGCGACTTCTCTCATTCTCCAGACAATCCGTAAAACCCTTGACTAA
- a CDS encoding cation:proton antiporter, producing MEHHSLTLLVDIALSIIFATFFAIIAKAFKQPLVLGYVIAGLIIGPLFGPYVGGKLTIGYVKSEESIELISEIGLILLLFIIGLEIDLKELARMGRSMFALGVLQFFLGVAAAWFAFRTFFPPAPGNFDLLYFAIALSLSSTMIVVKLLHDKFEISTVAGRLTIGVLVLQDIWAILFMGIQPDLQDPQILNVLGSLVKGIALVAVAFAVSRFILSKLFLFAASKPELVLITSIAWCFFLCGVAEKLQLSKEMGALIAGVSIAAFPYGADVISKLSGIRDFFITLFFVALGMKIQAPSASDLGLAFLAVGFVLVSRVIIIAPTVFFSGKGLRAGIVAGLNLAQISEFSLVILALGVQKEHIGKDLQAIVLTSMIIASIISTYVILFNDTIARGIISFLSLFGVKENKEPLESQVTGETKRDIVVLGYFRIAQGLIDGIEDDKPSWLKRMLVVDFNPIYRQTLESKGIRWAYGDLANPESLHHLGIEEARYIVCTVSDMILKGTTNRRLLESLKSICRHHQPKIILTTDDPKEAEVLRNNGAAHVIVPGKISGLSLFTELSGMVDDNGSTTIAKSAKGKPKKTTSNKKKVKKTK from the coding sequence ATGGAACATCATTCACTTACTCTATTAGTTGATATCGCCCTTAGTATTATTTTCGCGACTTTCTTCGCAATCATAGCAAAAGCATTCAAACAACCTCTCGTCTTAGGTTATGTAATCGCCGGGTTAATCATCGGCCCATTATTCGGACCATATGTAGGCGGAAAGCTGACCATCGGTTATGTTAAAAGCGAAGAAAGTATAGAACTGATCTCTGAGATCGGTTTGATCCTTTTATTGTTTATCATCGGTTTAGAGATCGATCTAAAAGAATTGGCAAGAATGGGACGCTCCATGTTTGCTCTGGGAGTTTTACAATTCTTCTTAGGAGTCGCAGCGGCTTGGTTTGCGTTCCGCACATTCTTCCCTCCTGCTCCTGGAAATTTTGATCTTCTCTACTTTGCGATTGCACTCTCGCTAAGTTCTACTATGATCGTAGTCAAACTATTACATGATAAGTTTGAAATTAGCACTGTAGCCGGACGACTTACGATCGGTGTCTTGGTCTTACAAGATATTTGGGCAATTCTATTTATGGGGATCCAACCTGATTTGCAAGATCCTCAGATCCTGAATGTACTCGGATCCTTAGTGAAAGGTATTGCTCTCGTTGCGGTTGCTTTCGCAGTCAGCCGTTTCATTCTATCCAAACTTTTCCTTTTTGCTGCTTCCAAACCTGAATTGGTTTTGATCACTTCGATTGCTTGGTGTTTCTTTTTATGCGGCGTTGCAGAAAAACTCCAGCTTTCGAAAGAAATGGGAGCATTGATCGCAGGTGTGAGTATCGCGGCCTTCCCTTATGGCGCGGACGTGATCAGCAAACTTTCCGGAATCAGGGACTTCTTCATTACATTATTCTTCGTAGCTCTTGGGATGAAAATCCAAGCACCAAGTGCAAGTGACTTAGGCCTCGCATTCTTAGCTGTTGGATTTGTTTTAGTGAGCAGGGTTATAATCATTGCTCCTACTGTATTTTTCTCAGGCAAAGGTTTAAGAGCCGGTATTGTTGCAGGACTCAACCTGGCACAAATTTCAGAATTCTCATTGGTGATCTTAGCTTTGGGAGTTCAAAAAGAACATATTGGAAAAGATCTACAAGCGATCGTTCTGACTTCTATGATCATCGCTTCTATTATCTCCACTTATGTGATCTTGTTCAATGATACGATCGCAAGAGGAATTATCTCCTTCTTATCTCTGTTTGGAGTGAAAGAAAACAAAGAGCCTCTAGAGTCCCAAGTTACCGGAGAGACCAAAAGAGATATCGTAGTTTTAGGATATTTCAGGATCGCACAAGGTCTGATCGACGGAATAGAAGATGATAAACCTAGTTGGCTAAAAAGAATGTTGGTAGTGGACTTTAATCCAATCTATAGACAAACTTTGGAATCTAAAGGGATTCGTTGGGCTTATGGAGACTTAGCAAATCCTGAAAGTCTTCACCATTTAGGAATTGAAGAAGCAAGATATATTGTTTGTACAGTGTCGGATATGATCCTAAAAGGAACTACCAACCGTAGATTGTTAGAGTCCTTAAAAAGTATCTGCAGACATCACCAACCTAAGATCATCTTAACTACGGATGATCCAAAAGAAGCAGAAGTTCTTAGAAATAATGGAGCAGCCCACGTAATCGTTCCAGGTAAAATTTCAGGGCTTTCTCTATTTACTGAATTGTCCGGAATGGTAGATGATAATGGAAGCACCACAATTGCGAAATCTGCAAAGGGCAAACCTAAAAAAACTACGTCCAATAAGAAGAAGGTCAAAAAGACCAAGTAG
- a CDS encoding DUF1289 domain-containing protein: MIVRSPCIKVCNMDYETGLCEGCYRSLEEIGRWTMYTEDERKNIRLKIEERKISLGKPSFKNP, from the coding sequence ATGATTGTTCGTTCTCCGTGTATTAAAGTCTGCAATATGGATTATGAAACCGGTCTCTGCGAAGGTTGTTATCGCAGCTTAGAAGAGATCGGTCGATGGACCATGTATACGGAAGATGAAAGAAAGAACATCCGACTCAAAATAGAAGAGAGAAAAATTTCCCTAGGAAAACCTTCTTTCAAAAATCCTTAA
- a CDS encoding glycosyltransferase family 4 protein: protein MKAKGIRIGFDARMISHSGIGSRVKGLLNWLGDIASKKGIQIVLLGNPDLIKKNLSPKVLNSYEILEYNTGIYSIKEWFGIPEMKDFDLLDIPHFNAPLRFLDRCIVTIHDIIPFRMKQFHSSFLKQAYMKLVFLLIRKKAKRIITVSDFTAKDITEVFSFSQTQIRTIYNGLDSKNFSPKSDLEKKKFLKQYGLKPGYLLSVGIGKEHKNLGFVLKSFKKLWSEKKIKLDWVIAGSGGKLPEYLIEDAKGWEDRIKLVPYLSEQELATLYSAAGLLVYPSLYEGFGFPPVEAQSCGCPVYSSNSSVLPEILEDTAFFFDPTDSVSFETGLVKLLDSPKLLSSKTKAGLKNSKRFDWKKSATEIVEEYLRLVKS from the coding sequence ATGAAGGCTAAAGGGATCAGAATAGGATTTGATGCAAGGATGATTTCCCATTCGGGGATTGGTTCCAGAGTCAAAGGACTTTTAAATTGGCTGGGAGATATTGCCTCTAAAAAAGGGATTCAGATCGTTCTGCTTGGAAATCCTGATCTTATAAAAAAGAATCTTTCTCCAAAGGTTTTAAATTCTTACGAAATTTTGGAATATAATACGGGAATCTATTCTATTAAAGAATGGTTCGGCATTCCTGAAATGAAAGATTTCGACCTGTTGGATATCCCACATTTTAATGCCCCTTTAAGATTCTTAGATCGTTGTATTGTTACCATTCACGATATCATTCCATTCAGAATGAAACAGTTCCATTCTTCTTTTTTGAAACAAGCATATATGAAGCTCGTTTTTTTACTCATAAGAAAGAAGGCCAAAAGGATTATTACAGTTTCCGATTTTACTGCAAAAGATATTACCGAAGTTTTTTCTTTTTCCCAAACTCAAATACGAACCATCTATAACGGGTTAGATTCCAAAAATTTCTCTCCTAAAAGTGATTTAGAAAAGAAGAAGTTCCTGAAACAGTATGGATTGAAACCTGGGTACTTGCTCAGCGTTGGGATCGGAAAGGAGCATAAAAATTTAGGATTCGTACTTAAATCTTTTAAAAAGCTTTGGTCCGAAAAAAAGATCAAACTAGATTGGGTGATCGCTGGCTCCGGCGGAAAACTTCCCGAGTATTTGATAGAAGATGCAAAAGGTTGGGAAGATAGAATTAAATTAGTTCCTTACCTGTCTGAGCAAGAATTGGCTACTTTATATTCTGCAGCAGGATTGCTTGTTTATCCTTCGTTATATGAAGGATTCGGATTTCCTCCTGTGGAAGCTCAGTCTTGCGGTTGTCCTGTATATTCTTCCAACTCAAGTGTTCTTCCTGAAATTTTAGAAGATACTGCATTTTTCTTTGATCCTACAGATTCTGTTTCTTTCGAAACTGGCTTAGTTAAGTTATTAGATTCTCCCAAACTTCTGAGTTCAAAAACCAAAGCAGGTTTGAAAAATTCTAAGAGGTTCGATTGGAAAAAATCAGCAACCGAAATTGTAGAAGAATATTTAAGGTTGGTGAAGAGCTGA
- the folE gene encoding GTP cyclohydrolase I FolE, producing MENEVTSILKAIGEDPNREGLLNTPKRVRKAYEFLTSGYKADIDTIVNGAIFEEDSQGMVLVRDIEMYSLCEHHLLPFFGKAHVGYIPNKKIIGISKIPRIVDVFARRLQVQERMTEQIAYALMEVLDPLGVAVVIKAKHLCMMMRGVEKQNSELFTSCMLGEFKTNMVTRSEFLDLIRTGST from the coding sequence TTGGAAAACGAAGTAACGAGTATATTAAAAGCAATCGGAGAAGATCCGAATAGAGAAGGACTTTTAAACACTCCTAAAAGGGTCCGGAAAGCTTATGAATTCCTGACTTCTGGTTATAAGGCAGACATTGATACGATTGTAAATGGAGCAATCTTCGAAGAGGACAGCCAAGGTATGGTTCTTGTCCGAGATATCGAAATGTATTCTCTTTGTGAACATCATCTTCTTCCTTTTTTTGGAAAGGCTCACGTAGGTTATATTCCAAATAAAAAGATCATAGGGATTTCCAAAATCCCTCGTATTGTAGACGTATTTGCGAGAAGGTTACAGGTCCAAGAAAGAATGACTGAACAAATAGCTTACGCCCTCATGGAAGTTTTGGATCCTTTGGGCGTCGCTGTTGTCATCAAAGCAAAACATCTTTGCATGATGATGAGAGGAGTAGAAAAACAAAACTCCGAACTTTTCACTTCCTGTATGCTCGGAGAATTTAAAACAAATATGGTGACTAGGAGCGAGTTTCTGGATTTAATTCGGACCGGTTCTACCTAG
- a CDS encoding lysophospholipid acyltransferase family protein: protein MSEKLDTRESFKRRFIVWLVPTLVVFLQRIIGLTSRKVEIGKEHFNSLYPLKKPFILCVWHTNVLYSPYLNKNRKLAVLISESKDGDFITGVVHRFGNGSIRGSSSKGGSKALKAMIVHLRKNLPAAFTPDGPRGPAWIVQPGVIAAAQVSQVPILPFHYECTKQWIAEKSWDKHRIPKPFTTFVISYGEPLMVPRDLDEAGFERERLRVEKAMLENKNRAEQKAEELRAKSSR, encoded by the coding sequence ATGTCAGAAAAATTGGATACTCGGGAAAGTTTTAAGCGTAGATTCATAGTTTGGCTGGTGCCAACTCTTGTAGTTTTTTTACAAAGGATCATCGGACTCACCTCAAGAAAGGTGGAAATAGGAAAGGAGCATTTTAACTCTCTTTATCCTTTGAAGAAGCCGTTTATCCTATGTGTTTGGCATACGAATGTCCTTTATTCACCATACTTGAATAAAAATCGTAAGCTAGCCGTTTTGATCTCTGAATCTAAAGACGGTGATTTTATCACCGGAGTAGTGCATAGATTCGGTAATGGAAGCATTCGTGGGAGTTCCTCCAAAGGTGGATCAAAAGCACTCAAGGCAATGATCGTTCACTTGAGAAAAAATCTTCCAGCTGCATTTACGCCTGATGGACCAAGAGGACCTGCTTGGATTGTTCAGCCAGGAGTCATTGCGGCAGCTCAAGTTTCTCAGGTCCCTATCTTACCTTTTCATTATGAATGTACAAAACAATGGATTGCAGAGAAGTCTTGGGATAAACACAGGATCCCAAAACCTTTCACAACATTTGTGATCTCTTACGGAGAGCCTCTTATGGTCCCAAGGGATCTAGACGAGGCTGGTTTCGAAAGAGAAAGATTAAGAGTTGAGAAAGCAATGCTCGAAAATAAAAATCGGGCAGAGCAAAAAGCAGAAGAACTTAGAGCAAAATCTTCTAGGTAG
- the acs gene encoding acetate--CoA ligase, with protein sequence MSKERIVQPFANFKKTANINLKDYKALYKESIENPKKFWAREASTRLTWFKKWNKVLDHDFKNAKVKWFEGGKINVSYNCLDRYIDTPLKNKAAIIWEGDNPQESKTYTYYDLYREVNKFANVLKNSGIRKGDVVMVYLPMIPELAITILACTRIGAIHSVVFGGFSPEALQSRIEDCKPRLIITSDGGYRGGKSLDLKKAVDTALDQSSEKVNNVIVIRRTSQETELNWKEGRDRWWHYLMNDPNLPAYCKPEQMDSEDPLFILYTSGSTGKPKGVLHTTGGYLLGVNMTFHYVFDIKPTDTYWCTADIGWVTGHSYLVYGPLSNGATSVMFEGVPTYPDAGRFWDVIDKHGVTVFYTAPTAIRSLMREGTDPIEKRNLSSLRLIGSVGEPINPEAWEWYFKNIGKSKCPIVDTWWQTETGAIMISPLPGAIAQKPGSATLPFFGVQPVLLDDEGKEINSKGEVSGNLAIKSPWPSMMRGVFKDPKRFFDTYFSIYKGYYFTGDGARRDKDGYYWITGRVDDVINVSGHRIGSAEVESALVENHSVAEAAVVGFPHDIKGQGIYAYVTVKEGVTTNDSLKKELIATVEKMIGKIARPDVIHWAPGLPKTRSGKIMRRILRKIASSEFEGLGDISTLADPSVVEKLIEDKKKYHS encoded by the coding sequence ATGTCGAAAGAAAGAATCGTCCAGCCGTTCGCCAATTTCAAGAAAACGGCAAATATCAACCTCAAAGATTATAAAGCATTATATAAAGAATCCATAGAGAACCCTAAAAAATTTTGGGCTAGAGAAGCTTCTACCCGACTTACATGGTTCAAAAAGTGGAACAAGGTTTTAGACCACGATTTTAAGAATGCAAAAGTAAAATGGTTCGAAGGAGGCAAGATCAATGTCTCTTATAATTGTTTGGACCGCTACATAGATACTCCCCTAAAAAACAAGGCAGCTATCATTTGGGAAGGTGATAATCCTCAGGAATCCAAAACATATACCTATTACGACCTTTACCGTGAAGTGAATAAGTTCGCAAACGTTCTGAAAAATTCAGGAATTCGAAAAGGTGATGTGGTCATGGTTTATTTGCCTATGATCCCTGAACTCGCCATTACAATTCTTGCATGTACTCGGATTGGAGCAATTCACTCTGTGGTCTTCGGAGGTTTTTCTCCGGAAGCTCTGCAAAGTAGAATCGAAGATTGTAAACCAAGACTGATCATAACTTCCGATGGAGGTTATAGAGGTGGTAAAAGTTTGGATCTAAAAAAAGCGGTCGACACTGCTTTGGATCAATCTTCTGAAAAAGTAAATAATGTGATCGTAATCAGGAGGACAAGCCAAGAAACGGAACTTAACTGGAAAGAAGGAAGAGATCGTTGGTGGCATTATCTAATGAACGATCCAAACCTTCCTGCATATTGCAAGCCAGAGCAAATGGATTCCGAAGACCCATTGTTTATTCTTTATACTTCTGGCTCTACCGGAAAACCCAAAGGAGTTCTTCATACAACTGGAGGATATCTTCTCGGGGTCAATATGACCTTTCATTATGTTTTCGATATCAAACCTACAGATACATATTGGTGTACTGCCGATATTGGTTGGGTAACAGGTCACAGTTATTTAGTGTACGGTCCACTTTCTAATGGAGCTACTTCTGTAATGTTTGAAGGAGTTCCTACTTATCCTGATGCAGGAAGATTTTGGGACGTAATAGACAAACATGGAGTGACAGTATTTTATACTGCACCTACCGCGATACGTTCTTTGATGAGAGAAGGAACAGATCCTATCGAAAAAAGAAACCTTAGCTCTCTTAGATTGATTGGATCAGTTGGAGAGCCAATCAACCCAGAAGCTTGGGAATGGTACTTTAAAAATATTGGAAAATCCAAATGTCCGATCGTAGACACTTGGTGGCAGACAGAAACCGGAGCGATCATGATCTCTCCGTTGCCGGGAGCAATCGCACAAAAACCTGGATCAGCAACTCTTCCATTTTTCGGGGTACAACCTGTTCTATTAGATGATGAAGGAAAAGAGATCAACTCCAAGGGAGAAGTTTCCGGCAATCTGGCGATAAAATCTCCTTGGCCTTCTATGATGAGAGGAGTGTTTAAGGATCCGAAAAGATTTTTCGATACCTACTTCTCCATTTATAAAGGGTATTATTTTACCGGGGACGGGGCAAGAAGAGACAAAGACGGATACTATTGGATCACAGGTCGTGTGGACGATGTAATCAATGTATCAGGTCATAGAATCGGCTCCGCAGAAGTGGAGAGCGCGCTTGTAGAAAATCATTCAGTAGCTGAAGCGGCCGTTGTAGGATTTCCACATGATATTAAAGGCCAAGGAATTTATGCATACGTTACTGTGAAAGAAGGTGTGACCACAAATGATTCTCTCAAAAAAGAACTGATCGCTACTGTCGAAAAAATGATCGGTAAGATTGCGAGACCAGATGTGATTCATTGGGCGCCTGGGCTTCCTAAAACTAGATCCGGAAAAATTATGAGAAGGATCTTACGTAAAATTGCTTCCAGCGAGTTCGAAGGTTTAGGAGATATCTCTACCTTAGCAGATCCAAGTGTTGTAGAAAAATTAATAGAAGATAAGAAGAAGTATCACAGTTGA
- a CDS encoding cobalamin-binding protein, which translates to MSRIGPQRIVCLTEETTELLYLLGEEDRIVGISAYTERPPKAKEEKPRVSAFINGNIKRIKELDPDLVVGFSDIQAQLSHDLVKEGLNVLITNQRSLGEIFQTILMVGALIGKSDQVSKLIESYKKKLNEIKERSSSKPKLKVFFQEWDHPIITGIRWVSELLEIVGGLDCFGHLKEKSLAKDRIISLHEVADAKPDLIIGSWCGKPMDFEWVRSRDEWKDIPAIKNDKIFEMDPAIILQPGPALFEEGILEMDRILEEVRNSLS; encoded by the coding sequence TTGAGTAGAATCGGTCCGCAAAGAATCGTATGTTTGACTGAAGAGACTACTGAACTTCTCTATTTATTAGGAGAGGAAGATCGTATCGTGGGTATCTCAGCGTATACTGAAAGACCTCCTAAGGCAAAAGAAGAAAAACCAAGAGTCTCCGCTTTTATTAACGGAAATATAAAGAGGATCAAAGAACTAGATCCAGACCTGGTAGTCGGTTTCTCGGATATTCAGGCACAACTTTCTCATGATCTTGTGAAAGAAGGGCTAAACGTTCTAATAACCAATCAAAGAAGTTTAGGGGAAATTTTCCAAACGATTTTGATGGTGGGCGCCTTGATTGGAAAATCTGATCAAGTTTCTAAACTCATCGAATCGTATAAGAAAAAGTTAAACGAGATAAAAGAGCGTTCTTCTTCTAAACCTAAACTAAAGGTATTTTTCCAAGAATGGGATCATCCGATTATCACAGGGATCAGATGGGTTTCTGAGCTATTGGAGATCGTCGGAGGGTTGGATTGTTTCGGTCATTTAAAAGAAAAGTCCTTGGCCAAAGACAGAATCATAAGTCTTCATGAAGTAGCTGATGCAAAACCTGATTTGATCATCGGTAGTTGGTGCGGAAAACCTATGGATTTTGAATGGGTCCGTAGCAGAGATGAATGGAAAGACATTCCTGCGATCAAGAATGATAAAATTTTCGAAATGGACCCTGCAATCATTTTGCAACCAGGACCTGCCTTATTCGAAGAAGGTATCCTAGAAATGGATCGTATTTTAGAAGAAGTAAGAAATTCTCTTTCTTAA